ATCAGCACTGGGAGGAAATGTCCACCTACAACGACAATGGCACTTACTACGAAACGGAATGGGTGAAGAACACCGATGAGAAATTCGTTAAACCCGTTGCGGAGGCGGGCCTGATCGTTGACCTGAGCGGTTTTAATATACGGGCAGGCGGCAAGATCATAGATTTCAAGGATATCTATTATACGCTGGGCGTGGGCTTCTCGTTCAAGCGTTAGTGCAGAGACGGATTATTTGCCCATTCGCGCCACCTGTCCCCTGCAACTGTTACGCTTTTGCCTTTTCGCAATTGAACATCCACACTTTGCCGAATTTGTCCTGCGCCGTGGCGAACCACGCGCCCCAGGGGGCTTGCTCCAGCGGGTGGGCCACAACTCCGCCCCCGCTCAGTTTTTCGAAGCATTTTTTTATTTCCGCTTCGTTATCAAAACTCAGCGAAATGGCCATATCACTGCCCTGGACGTACCCCGCCGGGCCGGTCATATCCGTAGCCATCAGCAGCAGGCTGTCATTCGCCAGTACGGCATGCATGATATGCTGCTGCATGCCGGCGGGGCATTGCGCGGCCAGCGGGGTTTCCGCTACTGTTTGCAACATCAGCTCCCCGCCGAAACATGCTTTATAAAAATTCATCGCTTCCCTGCAGTTCCCGTTGAATGTCAGGTAAGGTGTTGCCTGGATTGCCATATGCGTATCTTTTTTGTTGATAAAAATAGCATTGGCAAGGATTCCGGCGGGTGGCTGAAAGTGCCAAAACATGGGGGCAACCGGGACAAATTGCCGCATTATCTGCGCAACATCAGTCCCTGACCGGCATTGTCAGCGTCAGCTGTTTTTCATTCCGCAGCATCCGCGCCGCTTCTCCCGTCAGCCAGAGATAATGGTCCGAAGGCTTTCCGTCATTGCCCACGAATGAGGTGACGGTGCTGACCGGCGGGTTATCCGTGATCTTGAAGATGGCTGTAGCCTCGTTCACTTCATCGAACATGGCCACGTAGAGCATTTCCGCACCGGCATTCAGCACGGTGGAGATCTGCTGCCAGTAGAAACGGCCGCCCTGCCGCGGGATGGAGCCAACGGGCTTCACATCGTCAGGGAATTCGTACCGGCTCAGGTTATGCCAGCTGAAACCGGGATACACACAGGGAACATAGTCCACCTTGTTCTCCCGGCACCATTGCATATCGGCCAGGGTATTGTCCCGCAGGCGGTCCATATCGTTATGCAGCAGCGGTGAATAGCGTTGCACCGTCCAGGGCAGCACAATATCGCAACGGCGGATCAGCTCATGCAGGTAAGGATCATTCACACAATCCGCCCGCAATTCCCGGAATGCCGTTGGCACGCCCAGCATAACGGCGCAATGACCATATACCGGATCATGCTTCAGAAAATCGATGAACCGCTCCAGGCCGATGTTCCGGATATTGTACGGCCGGTCCGGAAAGCCAACGCCCCAGATAGCTACCAGCGGCCGGCCATTATGATGCAGGTACGTTTGCTGACCAGCCTGGCTGGTCACTTTCAGCTCATCTACCAGGTACTTCCAGTCCGCTATCAATGCGGAGCAATCCTCTCCACTGCCCTTCAGTCCCGAGAGGTCGTACATCACGGCAATGGCGCGATTGTACTTCGATGCGGCGGAGAAGGCATTCCGCAGGATGGCGGAGGACTGCGGGTCCCGGCGCTTTGCATTGCCGAAGAACCGCTGCATGAATACGCCATCGATGTTGTACTGCTGCATCCATTTGAAATGCAGGTCCGTTGTGCTTTCATCATGCGAGCTGAAGAAGCGCGCCTGATCTCCGTTCTTCAGCTTCCAGGGAGTGGGGTACGTTTTTTTGTACTCGCTTACATCCGGCCACATATCAATGCCGCTGCGCTGTTCGTTGCCGTATGCGAAACGGCGGGCGGAGGTGCCATCCCCTTCCGCCCGGAACCAGCCCTGGTAGCCGGCCATTATCAGTCCCTTGTAAGCCGGGTATGCGGTTTGTTTGCTGTGCTTCAGTTGCGCATGCGCTGCG
This genomic stretch from Chitinophaga sp. XS-30 harbors:
- a CDS encoding VOC family protein, with the protein product MAIQATPYLTFNGNCREAMNFYKACFGGELMLQTVAETPLAAQCPAGMQQHIMHAVLANDSLLLMATDMTGPAGYVQGSDMAISLSFDNEAEIKKCFEKLSGGGVVAHPLEQAPWGAWFATAQDKFGKVWMFNCEKAKA
- a CDS encoding glycoside hydrolase family 71/99-like protein, which codes for MNIRNSIAVLGLLLCTAAAHAQLKHSKQTAYPAYKGLIMAGYQGWFRAEGDGTSARRFAYGNEQRSGIDMWPDVSEYKKTYPTPWKLKNGDQARFFSSHDESTTDLHFKWMQQYNIDGVFMQRFFGNAKRRDPQSSAILRNAFSAASKYNRAIAVMYDLSGLKGSGEDCSALIADWKYLVDELKVTSQAGQQTYLHHNGRPLVAIWGVGFPDRPYNIRNIGLERFIDFLKHDPVYGHCAVMLGVPTAFRELRADCVNDPYLHELIRRCDIVLPWTVQRYSPLLHNDMDRLRDNTLADMQWCRENKVDYVPCVYPGFSWHNLSRYEFPDDVKPVGSIPRQGGRFYWQQISTVLNAGAEMLYVAMFDEVNEATAIFKITDNPPVSTVTSFVGNDGKPSDHYLWLTGEAARMLRNEKQLTLTMPVRD